GTCGAGCGCCACCGGTCCGGGGGCGTCCACCGCCGCCAGCAGCACGAGGTCGCGGTACAGCCCGGCGTCGCCCAGCCGGTAGAGCGCCTGACGCCGCTTCACCGGCCCGTCGGAGGGAGCCACAGCCATCAATGGTATTGCCATCGGCGGCTCGGTCAGGGCGGCGAGCCGGTCGCGGTCGGCGTTGGACAGGCGCAGCGTCTGGGCCACGGCCAGCGCCCCCGCCCGGTCGGTGTCCAGCACGGCGGCGAAGCGGCGCACCGCGTCGGCCGGCTCGGCCAGATCGTGCTCCAGCCGGACCAGCCCATCCAGCCGGGCGGTGCGCACCGCGTCCGGCAACAGATGGGCCATCACGCCGAGCCCGATCATCAGCTCCCAGACCGACGCCGGGTCAAGCGCCGCCAACAGGCGGGACAGCTCGCCCCGCACCCGCTCGCCGGACAGGGTGGGCAGGCGGGGGGCCATCTCGGCGCAGGCGGCCAGCGCCGCCGCGTCCGGGGCGCCGCGCCCGTAATGGGCGTGGAAGCGGAAGAAGCGCAGCAGGCGCAGCACATCCTCCTCGATGCGCTGGCGCGGGTCGCCGACGAAGCGCACCCGCCCGGCGGCCATGTCCGCCAGCCCCCCGAAGGGGTCGTAGACGCAGCCGTCCAGCGTGCAGCTCAGCGCGTTCATCGTCAGGTCGCGCCGGGCTGCGTCCTCCCGCCAGTCGTCGGTGAACTCCACGCGGGCGTGACGCCCGAAGCTCTCCACGTCGCGGCGCAGCGTGGTGATCTCGTAATGCGCCTTCCCGACCACGGCGGTGATGGTGCCGTGCTCGATCCCGGTGGGGATGGCGCCGATGCCCGCGGCCTTCAGCAACGCCATCACCCGCTCCGGCGGAGCGTGGGTGGCGATGTCGATGTCCTTCACCTTGCGGCCCAGCCAGGCGTCGCGCACGCAACCGCCGACGAAGCGCGCGTCGGCCCCTCCGGCGGCCAGGGCGTCGAACACGGCGCGCGTTTCGGGAGCGGTCATCCAGGGCTGGGGGGCGATGCGGGCGTTGACGGTCATGGCGGCAGGCTAGCCCGCGGAACGCTCAATTGCCAGATGGCCCGCTGCCGGATGGCCCGCTGCCGGATGGCCCATTGCCGGATGGGCCGCCGCCGATCACCCGCCCGTCTTCGAGATGGGCCGGTGTGTAGGGCGTGTGCGGCGCCACCCCGCTGGTCATGGCAACGGCTCCCAGCGTCACCGCCATCGCCGCCACCCCGGCGAAGACCAGCCAGGGCCAGGGCGCCGTCGCCCACCAGGGGGCCGGGCGGTGCGCCTCCTCCGCCTCGCGGCGGCGCCGCTCGACGACGAACACGTACAGGACATAACCCGCCGTGGGCAGGACCAGGGGCAGGATGACCGTCAGGAAGATCCGCAGCACGCGCCGCCCGCCTTACGATGGTCCGCCGGCGGGCCGGTCGCCCAGGCGGTCGGCCCCCAGGCCGTCGCACCCCAGCCCTTCGCCCAGCCCCTCGGCGCGCAGAACATCGCAGAGATTCACCAGCATCCCCGCCGTCGCGCCCCAGATGAAGCGCTGCTGGTAGGGGAAGGCGTAGAAGTAGCGCTGCGCGCCCTGGAACTCGCGGCTGTGGCGCTGCGGGTTGGTCGGGTCGAGGATGGCGGCCAGCGGCACCTCGAAGACCTCCGCCACCTCGGTCGGGTCGGGTGTCACCTGGAAGGGCGGGCGCACCAGCCCGACCACCGGAGTCACCCGGAAGCCGGTCCGCGTCACGTAGGTGTCGAGCCGCCCCAGCACCTCGATGCGGTCGCGCGCCAGCCCGATCTCCTCCTCGGTCTCGCGCAGGGCGGTGTCCTCCGGATCGCGGTCGTCGCTCTCCATCCGCCCGCCGGGGAAGCTGATCTGCCCGGCGTGGGCGGTCAGGTTGGCGGTGCGCTGGGTGAAGATGACCGTCAGCTCCTCCGGACGGTCGACCAGCGGCACCAGGACGGCAGCCTCCCGCAGCTTGGCCTGGGAAGGCTCGAAACCGGGATTCAGATCATGGTCGCCGCGCACCTTGACCGGGCGCAGGCCAGCGGCGGCGCTTCCCGGAAAGCGCTTGCGGATCTCGTCGAGACTCACCCGCCAGGCAGCCTGCCCAGCACGAAGAAGACCTTCTTGCTCCATACCCCCACCTCAGCCTCACCATCATGGCCGCGCGTGTCGGCCCGGTCCACCAATTCGTAGTAGACCGAACGAAGAATTCGCGCTTCGAGCCCGTTTCTTATGAGGATATAGGGCGTCGGTTCGCCATTTTCAGGATTGTGGACAACTCTGATCGGATGATCCGGCCCGCATTCGACCCATTCGTCTAAATTTGTACGGAATGACACCACCTGTTCGTCGCCATCTCCGCTTGCCGCCATTTCCACGGCGACGAACGGCGTGTCCTCGACCACGATCCGCCCGCGCTCGACCGGGGTGACCAGCCAGAAGTCGCCCGCCCCGTCGCGCCGCAGGACGGTGGCGAACAGCTTGACCAGCTCGATCCGCCGGATCGGGTCGCCTTCGTGGAACCAGGTGCCGTCGCGGGCGATGCGGATGTCGAACCGCTGCTCCCGCGCGGTCAGCGGCAGAGCGGGGGGCGGGCTTTCGCCGCTCTCCCCACCGGTCATCCCACCTGGGCGCGTTTCATTTGGGCGCTTGTCATTCGCCGGTTCATTGCCGACTTTCATCGCTAGCCTTCTCGTCTTTTTCTGGCATGAGGGGCACAGAGGGAACTGGCCGCGCAACGTAATTTCGCCATACTCGTCACATAGGTCCGGACTGGCGGATTTGCCACGATGGCCGTTTCGACCCCCAGCGGTCATGATTGGGCGGTCATGATTGGGCGGTCATGATTGCCCACCGAGTGCATGGTCTTAAACGGGAGCAGAGACGTGAGCGCAACCGACGCCGTCAATCCGGGCACCAATCCAGGCCAGGGCTTTCCCGCCGGCGAGAACCCGCACCAGCTCATGGCGGAGATCGAGGCGCTGGGCGGCCGGCTGACCCATGTGCGCGACCGCATCGGGCGGATCATCTTCGGCCAGCAGGAGGTCATCGACCTCACGCTGATCACGCTCCTGGCCGGCGGCCACGTGCTGCTGATCGGTGTCCCCGGCCTCGCCAAGACGCGGCTGGTCGAGACGCTGGGCACCGTGCTGGGCCTCGCCGAGAAGCGCATCCAGTGCACGCCCGACCTGATGCCCGCCGACATCCTGGGGTCGGAGGTGCTGGAGGAGAACGAGCAGGGCCGCCGCTCCTTCCGCTTCATTCCCGGGCCGGTGTTCAGCCAGCTCCTGATGGCGGACGAGATCAACCGCGCCAGCCCGCGCACCCAGTCCGCCCTGCTCCAGGCGATGCAGGAACGGCGCGTGTCGGTCGCCGGCCACTACCACGCCCTGCCCCAGCCCTTCCACGTGCTGGCCACCCAGAACCCGCTGGAGCAGGAAGGCACCTACCCGCTGCCGGAAGCCCAGCTCGACCGCTTCCTGATGCAGATCGACGTCGATTACCCCGACCGCGACGCCGAGCGGCGGATGATGATCGCCACCACTGGCTCACTGGACGAGCAGGCGGTGACGGTGCTCTCCCCCGCCGACCTCCAGGCCGCCCAACGTCTGGTCCGCCGCGTGCCGGTCGGCGAGGGCGTGGTGGACGGCATCCTCGACCTCGTGCGGCGGGGCCGCCCGGAGGCGACCGACCTGCCCGAGGTGCAGCGCCACGTCGCCTGGGGTCCCGGCCCGCGCGCCAGCCAGGCGCTGATGCTCGCCGCCCGCGCCCGCGCCGTGCTGGACGGGCGGCTGGCGCCGTCGCTGGACGACGTCGTGGCCCTGGCGAAGCCCGTGCTGCGCCACCGCATGGCGCTGAACTTCGCGGCGCGGGCGGACGGGATCACGCTGGACGACATCATCAACCGCCTCTGCGCACCGCTGTCGTAAGGACCCGCTGATGGCCTCTCCAACCCTCGGCGCCACCACCCTGCGGGCGCAGCAGCGCGCGGAGGGGCTGGCCGCCACCCTGCCGCCGCTGTTGGTCGCGGCGGAGCGCGTCGCCTCCACGGTGGCGCAGGGCGTGCACGGGCGGCGCCGCGTCGGGCTGGGCGAGACCTTCTGGCAGTTCCGCCGCTATCAGCCCGGCGACTCGCCGCAGATGATCGACTGGCGGCAGTCCGGCAAGACCCAGCCCGTCTATGTGCGCGAGAACGAGTGGGAGGCCGCCCAGACCGTCTGGCTGTGGCGCGACCGTTCGCCCTCCATGGATTACCGCTCCGCCAACAGCCTGCCGACCAAGCGGGAGCGCGCCGACCTGCTGACCCTCGCCACCGCGGTGCTGCTGGTGCGCGGCGGCGAGCGGGTCGGCCTGCTCAACTCCGGCCAGCGCCCGGACCATGGCAAGTTCGCCCTGAACC
This genomic stretch from Azospirillum sp. TSH58 harbors:
- a CDS encoding DUF1285 domain-containing protein produces the protein MKVGNEPANDKRPNETRPGGMTGGESGESPPPALPLTAREQRFDIRIARDGTWFHEGDPIRRIELVKLFATVLRRDGAGDFWLVTPVERGRIVVEDTPFVAVEMAASGDGDEQVVSFRTNLDEWVECGPDHPIRVVHNPENGEPTPYILIRNGLEARILRSVYYELVDRADTRGHDGEAEVGVWSKKVFFVLGRLPGG
- a CDS encoding CoA pyrophosphatase, with product MSLDEIRKRFPGSAAAGLRPVKVRGDHDLNPGFEPSQAKLREAAVLVPLVDRPEELTVIFTQRTANLTAHAGQISFPGGRMESDDRDPEDTALRETEEEIGLARDRIEVLGRLDTYVTRTGFRVTPVVGLVRPPFQVTPDPTEVAEVFEVPLAAILDPTNPQRHSREFQGAQRYFYAFPYQQRFIWGATAGMLVNLCDVLRAEGLGEGLGCDGLGADRLGDRPAGGPS
- a CDS encoding CCA tRNA nucleotidyltransferase, whose translation is MTVNARIAPQPWMTAPETRAVFDALAAGGADARFVGGCVRDAWLGRKVKDIDIATHAPPERVMALLKAAGIGAIPTGIEHGTITAVVGKAHYEITTLRRDVESFGRHARVEFTDDWREDAARRDLTMNALSCTLDGCVYDPFGGLADMAAGRVRFVGDPRQRIEEDVLRLLRFFRFHAHYGRGAPDAAALAACAEMAPRLPTLSGERVRGELSRLLAALDPASVWELMIGLGVMAHLLPDAVRTARLDGLVRLEHDLAEPADAVRRFAAVLDTDRAGALAVAQTLRLSNADRDRLAALTEPPMAIPLMAVAPSDGPVKRRQALYRLGDAGLYRDLVLLAAVDAPGPVALDAVKAALATAEDLPSLVLPIAGRDLLAMGMPRGPAVGALLKQVEAWWIAEDFRPGREACLAEAARRLG
- a CDS encoding MoxR family ATPase, with protein sequence MAEIEALGGRLTHVRDRIGRIIFGQQEVIDLTLITLLAGGHVLLIGVPGLAKTRLVETLGTVLGLAEKRIQCTPDLMPADILGSEVLEENEQGRRSFRFIPGPVFSQLLMADEINRASPRTQSALLQAMQERRVSVAGHYHALPQPFHVLATQNPLEQEGTYPLPEAQLDRFLMQIDVDYPDRDAERRMMIATTGSLDEQAVTVLSPADLQAAQRLVRRVPVGEGVVDGILDLVRRGRPEATDLPEVQRHVAWGPGPRASQALMLAARARAVLDGRLAPSLDDVVALAKPVLRHRMALNFAARADGITLDDIINRLCAPLS
- a CDS encoding DUF6111 family protein produces the protein MLRIFLTVILPLVLPTAGYVLYVFVVERRRREAEEAHRPAPWWATAPWPWLVFAGVAAMAVTLGAVAMTSGVAPHTPYTPAHLEDGRVIGGGPSGNGPSGSGPSGSGPSGN
- a CDS encoding DUF58 domain-containing protein produces the protein MASPTLGATTLRAQQRAEGLAATLPPLLVAAERVASTVAQGVHGRRRVGLGETFWQFRRYQPGDSPQMIDWRQSGKTQPVYVRENEWEAAQTVWLWRDRSPSMDYRSANSLPTKRERADLLTLATAVLLVRGGERVGLLNSGQRPDHGKFALNRMAGQMTDPRNAHSPDALPQPEPLPRHAQVVLVGDLLSPLPEIHATVSALTGRGVRGHLLQILDPAEETLPYEGRVEFEGFEGEEELLVPRVEAVRETYLERLRAHQDGLDALARTAGWTYAVHRTDRPPQTALLGLWGALAREAV